ATCGATCATCTCAAAACTGCGCTAGTATTTCCCCCTTGACCCGTGGCCCTGGACTCCCTCCAGCCCGCCCAGGAGGACCAGATGAAAGCGCACATGATCACTTACGGCTGCCAGATGAACGAGTACGACTCGCATCTGGTGCAGTCTCAACTCGTCTCGCTCGGGGCCGACATGGTGGACTCGGTGGACCAGGCCGACTTCGTGCTGATCAACACCTGCGCCGTGCGCGGCAAGCCGGTGGACAAGGTCCGCAGCGTGCTGGGCCAGCTGCGCAAGGAAAAGGCGACCCGCAGATTGGTGATCGGCATGATGGGCTGCCTGGCGCAGCTCGAGGAAGGCCAGCAGATCGCCCGCAAGTTCGAGGTGGACATTTTGCTGGGGCCGGGCAGCCTGCTCGACATCGGCGCGGCGCTGGAGAGTAGCGAGCGCTTCTGGGGCCTGAACTTCAAAGACGAGCTGCACGACCACATTCCACCGCCGCCAGTCGGCAAATTGCAGGCGCACCTGACCATCATGCGCGGCTGCGACCACCACTGCACCTACTGCATCGTGCCGACCACGCGCGGCCCGCAGGTAAGCCGTCACCCCGACCAGATCCTGCGCGAGCTGGACACGCTGCTGGAGGCAGGTGTCAAGGAAGTGACGCTGCTGGGCCAGAACGTGAACGCCTACGGCTTCGACACGGGCGCAAAACTCGCAGGCTATCCCAGCTTTGCCGAGCTGCTGCGGATGGTGGGTGCCAGCGGCATTCCGCGCATCAAGTTCACGACCAGCCATCCGATGAACTTCACCGAGGACGTGGCCGCCGCGATGGGCCAGACGCCTGCGGTGTGCGAGTTCGTACATCTGCCGGTGCAGAGCGGCAGTGACCGGGTGCTGAGGCGAATGGCGCGCGAGTACAGCCGCGAGAAGTACTTGACGCACATCGCCCAGATCAGAACACACATGCCGGACGCGGTGCTGGCCACCGACATCATCGTGGGCTTCCCCGGCGAGACCGAAGAAGATTTTCAGGACACGCTGAGTCTTTATGACGAGGTGGGCTACGACTCGGCCTACATGTTCATCTACTCGCCCCGGCCCGGCACGCCGAGCTACAGGCACTTTCAGGATCTGCCGCGCGAACTCAAGACCGAGCGGTTGCAGCGGTTGATCGTCAAGCAAAAAGAGTGGAGCGCCCGGCGCAACGCCCGCTTTCAGGGCACGGTGCAGGAAGTGCTGCTGCGCGGCGACGCCTACTCGGCGGGCCACCTGGAGGGCCACACGCGCGGCAACCATCCCGTCGTGGTGCCCAAGGCGCACGGCGCGGAAAGCGCAGGGCTGTACCGGGCACGAATCACCGCCACCACCCCGCACATGTTCTACGGCGAACTCATCGGCGCGGACGGGCAAGCGTTGAGCGTGCTGCCCAATTTCGAGCCGGAAGCGGCGGGGCTGAGCAGTCCGCTGGCGATGCTGTGAGCAGCGGCCTTCTCACGGTCCAGGTCTGCACAAGCCGGGCATAACGTTGACCCGCCCTGCCTTCCTGGCCCTGGCCCTGCTCGGCCCGGCCCTGGCCGCCGCCCCCCCGTCCACCCAATTGAGCGGCATCCGGCACGAGTACCAGCAGCTCAACAACTGCGGGCCGGTGACCACCGGTAGGGCGATGAGCTACTGGGGCAGCACCCAGACGCAGGCCCAGATCGCGCCGAGACTCAAGGACGACGCCTTCGACAAGAACGTGAATTTCAGCGAGCTGAAGCCCTATGCCGAGGCCCAGGGGTATTTCGTGCATCAGGGCGTGAACGGCACCTTGCCGCTGCTCAAGTCGCTGATCGCCAGCGGCTACCCGGTGGTGGTGGAAACCTGGTTCGTCACGGGAAGTGACGGCGGGATGAACCACGACCGCCTGCTGAGCGGCTACGACGATTCGAAAGGGACATTCCGGGCCTACGATTCGTATCTGGGGCCGAAGCTGAGCCTGAAGTACGCCGAGCTCGACCGGCTGTGGCGCGGCTACAACCGCAGCTACATGGTGGTGGTGCCGAAAAGTAAGGCGGGCAACCTGAAGAGTATTTGATTAGCGGCCCCCAGCACACCCGTCCAAGGACGGGGGTGCTGCCGTTAAGCTGTGGTGGATGACTGGGACGTTGAGGGAGCAGGAGCTGCTGGAGATTATCCGCCAGCAGGCTCAGCGGTTCGAGCGGCTGGAAGCCGAAAACCGCGCGCTCAAAGCTGAGAATGCACGCCTGAAGAAGCGCCTTGAAGACCTTGAGCGTAAGAGCCGCAAGTACGCGGCACCGCACAGTCGTGAAACCCGTAAAGCTGATCCCAAACCCCCAGGACGCCGTGCGGGAGAGGGGCTTTTCACGTACAAGCAGGCACCGACACCCGAACAGATCACTCAAGTGATCGAGGTCAGTGCGCCAAATACCTGCGCTGCTTGCGGATTCAGCGGCAAATTGCTCTTCAAGCGCCAGGACAAAGCTTGGATCACCGAACTCGCTGCTGAGCGCGCTCAGCAGCTCACGGAATATCACGTTCCGGTGATGGTGTGTCCTGCGTGTGGTGGCACGGTGCGCGGCGTGCATCCTGACCTGGCAGCAGATCAATATGGGGCAACGGCTCACCGCTGCGGACCACGCCTGAAGGCCAGCCTTCAGGTGCTGCACCATGAAATCGGCCTCCCACAGCGCCGGTTGCCACGGGTGCTCCAGTTGACGACCGGAATTCGCATCACGCAGGGCGCAGTGACCCAGGACGCACAGCGGCTGGCTGAGGATGCAGGCCCCCTGGCAGCCCATGTTCAGACCCTGGAAGCTGATCTGCGCGCGGCCGCGTTTGTGCATCATGACGATACCGGCTGGCGGATCAGCACCAGTCAAGCCTGGGTCAGCACCTTCCGTTGCGCCCAGACCGTGCTGTTCACCGCCAACCACCAGCACACCAACATCGAGCTTCGAAAGGTCCTGGGCGACGCCTTCCAAGGCATACTGGTCTGCGACCGATTCAAGGTTTATGACAGCAAGAACCTCGATCAGGTCAGGCAGCAGAAGTGCCTGGCGCATCTCATCCGCAACGCGGATGAGGTCGCTGCCGGAGAACAACAGCGGCCCGGTCGAGGACACGAATACGGCCTCCGACTGGCGCAGGTGTTCCGCGACGGGATCAAGCTCCATCGGCGCTATGACGAGGGATGGTGTACCCGGGAAGAATATCGGCAGCAGGGTGAGTCCCTCACCCTGCGCCTGGAAAAGGTGCTGATGCGTGCACCCTTGAAGACCAAGGCCAACGAGCGGCTGCGCCTGGGGATTCTAGAACAGCACCTTCGTGAAAGGGTGCTGCTGTTCCTGTCGGATCCGGAAATTCCACCGACCAACAATGCTGCCGAACGCAGTCTCAGAACCGTGGTCATGGCCAGGAAAGTCTCGCAGTGCAGTAAAAATGCACGGGGAGCCACCACGTACATGCGCATCAAGTCGACGGTGGAAACCGCCCGCCTGCGTGGTCAGGATCCCGTTGGTATGCTGATGTCCCTGCGCTGTTGAACCAGGACAACTCGCTAATCAGATACCCTGAAGACGCTGCTGGGGACGCAGCACCAGGGCCAGGCCATGTGGCGTGCAGCACTCAAAACGGCGCAGGCGGAAGTCGAGGCCAGACCCGACGCCTTCGGCTCCCTGAATCTGGGCGCGGCCAAGTTGCATCTCGGTGACGCCAGGGGCGCGGCGCGGGCCTTCGACGCGGCCCAGCAGCTCAGGCCCGACGCCTCGCTCGACCCGACCCGGCCCGCCTCGGCTGTGGGCGGCTGGCCCTGGCGAACGCTGTGGTACCGGTTCGAGCCGCTGGACGCCTACCTGCGGGTGGGACGCAAGGCCGAGGTGCAGCGCCTGACGGCGGCCACGCTGCACAACACGCCGCGGCACAAGGAGTTGCTGGCGTGGCAGCGGCGCAGTCAGTGAGGCCCGGCACGGCGCGCTCCCGCTCTCCCCTGCTACACTCCGGCCCATGCGCCTGACCGCCCTCGTTTCCGGAACCGTGCAGGGCGTGGGCTACCGGCTGTATGTGCAGCGGTACGCCCGCGACCTGAATCTTGTCGGCTTTGCCGAGAATGTGGGTGACGGGCGGGTGGAAGTCGTCGCCGAGGGGCACGAGGAGGACCTGCACCAGTTGGCCCACCAGCTCCGGCGCGGCCCCAAGCACGCCAGGGTCAGCAGCGTGGACACCCAGTGGTCGGAGAGCACCGGGCTGACCGGGTTTCACATTTACTGAGCGAGCTGCTTAGCCGTCCAGGCCGATGCCGAAGCCCTCGTCGAGCGCCGAGGTGCTGTAAGCGCGGAAGGCCAGCATGGTCTGGGTCTTGAGGATACCGGGAAGTTTTCGCAGGTGGGCCGTCACCACGTCGTCGAGGTCGTCGTAGCTGGGCAACTTGAGCATCGCCACGATGTCCCAGTCGCCAGTGACGCTGTAGACCTCCTTGACGTACTTGACCTGGGCGAGGAGGGCGGCGGTTTCGGGAATGCGGGCGCGCTCGGCCTGAACCATGACAATCGCGGTGACCATGCCCGGAGTCTAGCGGCTCTCGGCCTGCGCCGCCGCCCCCACCTGCATCGCCTGAATGGCCGTCAGCGCGATGGTGTACACGATGTCGTCGACGAGTGCGCCGCGTGAGAGGTCATTCACGGGCTTTCGCAGCCCCTGGAGCATCGGCCCCACCGCCACCACGCCCGCCGCGCGCTGCACCGCCTTGTAGGTGGTGTTGCCGGTGTTGAGGTCGGGAAAAATGAAGACGGTGGCGCGGCCCGCCACGCTGGAGCCGGGGGCTTTTTGCAGGCCGACGCTCTGCACGCTGGCGGCGTCGTATTGCAGCGGGCCGTCCACGTTGAGGTCGGGACGGCGCTCGCGCACCAGCCGGGTCGCCTCAGCCACCTTCTCCACATCCTCACCTCCGCCGGACGTGCCTGTCGAGTAACTCAGCATCGCCACCCGCGCCTCGATGCCGAAGGCGGTGGCCGAGTCCGCCGACTGGATGGCGATGTCGGCGAGTTGCTGGGCGTTGGGGTTGGGATTGATGGCCGCGTCGCCGTAGACCAGCACCTGTTCGGGCAGCAGCATGAAGAAGACCGAGCTGACCAGCGACGCGCCGGGGGCCGTCTTGATGAGTTGCAGGGCCGGGCGCACGGTGTTGGCCGTGGTGTGGACCGCGCCCGACACCAGCCCGTCGACCTCGCCGAGGGCCAGCATCATGGTGCCCAGCACCACGCTGTCTTCCAGCTGGGCCTCGGCCATCGGCCCAGTCAGGCCCTTGCTTTTTCGCAGTTCCACCATCGGCTCGACGTAGCGGCCCCGCACCGCCTCGGGGTCGAGGATTTCCAGCTCGGGCGGCAACTTGATGCCCTGCGCCTCGGCCACTGCCCGCACCCGCTCAGGGGGGGCCAGCAGCACGCAGCGGGCAATGCCTTTTTCGTGGCAGATGACGGCGGCCTTGATGGTGCGCGGCTCGTCGCCCTCCGGCAGCACCACACGCTTGCCTGCTGCCCGCGCCTGCTCGATCAGGTAGTGGCGGAAGGCGGGCGGGGTCATGCGGCGCTCGCGCGGGGCGGCGGCACTCAGCAGGCCCCGCAGCGGCTGCACGTCGAGGCGGTCAGCGATGAATTCCAGGGTGCGCTCCAGTCTCTCCAGGTCATCGAGCGGAATCTTGCGCTCCATCTGGGTCAGGCGTCCGGCGGTGGTGTAGGTGTTGGCGGCCACCTGCAAGACTGGCATCGAGCCGCTCAGGGCCGCTCGGCACAGCCGGGCAATCGAGTCGTCGGGGACGCTGCCAGCGGTGAGCAGCAGCCCGGCCAGCGGCACGCCCGAGAGGTGGGCCAGGCTGGCGGCCATCACGATGTCCTCACGGTCACCGGGGGCCACCACCAGCGCGCCGGGGCGCAGCAGATCGGCCACGTAGGGGGCGCTGCGGGCCGAGACGACGGTGCTGACGACGCGCCGGGTGTTGAGTTCGCCCTCATTGAGCACGGTGGCCCCCAGCAACCGGGCCACATCCCCGGTGCGCGGGGCGTAGAGGTCGGTCTGCTCACCGATGACGCCCAGCAGCGGTAACTTGCCCCCGGCCAGGCTGGGCGCGTGGCGGCGCAACTCGGCCAGCGCCGCGCCGAAGTCGGTGCCGAGCGGCACGTGGTTGAGAATCAGCCCGGCCAGCCCGCCTCCATCCGAGCGGTCGTAGTCGCGGGCGGTGATTTCCAGACTGTCACCCAGCGTGCCCGCGCCTGCCTCAGCCGGACGAAGCGAGGCCACCAGCACCGCCTCGGCTCCCAGGGTGCGCGAGATCAGGGCGTTGAGGTTGCCCGCGTAGCTCGAACCCCCGGCCAGGTTCAGGCCTTCCACCACCAGCACGTCCGCGCCCTGCCGGGCCTGCTCGGCCAGGGCCACCACCTCCTCGAGCAGGTCGTCACTGTTCTCGCGGCCCAGCAGCGTCTCGGCGTGGGCGCGCGGCAAGGGGTCGGGCACGCTCGCCAGAAAGGTGCGGGCGAAGACGGTGCTGCGGTCCGGGGCCGTGTGGTCCTGGGCGACGGGCTTGAGAAAGGCGACCCTGGCCCCGCTGCGCGACAGGGCGCGGGCCAGTCCCAGCGCCACGCTGGTCAGGCCGACGTCCTGGCCGACGGGACCGACGAAAAAGGTGGTGGTGGACAGGGCGGGGGTCACGGGCAGTTCCTCATGGGGCGAGTGTAGCTTAGCCGGACACCTGCTTTTCTCTCCGCTTTTTGTTGGGATGCAGAGTTTTATATGGTGATCACGACCGAAGACGCGGCATGCTTCCAGACCAATGGCCACGCGGCTTCCAGGAAAGCGGGTTGGCACGGGACGGCCCTGAGAACGCCCTCCCTCTGGGCACTCCTCATGTCAGCCCACTGTCCGATCTTCTCTCAGAGGTTTCAATGACCAAAGCCACCGACGACATCAATCTCTTGCAGGTGTTCAGCACCCTGCGCCGCAGCCTGCTGCCGATTCTGGGGGCGACGGTGCTGATCGGCGCGGGCACTTATCTGGTGTCGCGTTCGCAAGCGCCCATCTACGAGTCGCGCAGCAGCATCATCAGTCTGTTCAGCAACGTGGGCAACCAGGTGGTCAACAACACCCTGGTCACGGCCCCGCCACTGCCGCAGGGCGCACTCGACGAGGCACTGCGCTCCGGCAGCGTGACGAAGGCGATCATGCAGAGTGTGACGGCGGCCCAGCTCGGCCCCAAACCCACCGAACAGATTCAGGCGGGCTTGAAGGCGAGTCTCAACACCGGCAACACCAGCATGATCAAGGTGAATTCGCGCCTCGATACCCAGCAGCGCGGCGTCTACGAGATCGTGGCCCAGGCCGGGACGCCCAGGGCCGCCCGCGTGCTGGCCGGGGCCACCGTGAACGCCCTGCTGGGCTGGGACGGCGCGCGTGCCCAGCGCGGGGTGGCCAACGCCCGGCGCAACATCGACGCGCAGCTCAAGGCCCTCGACATCCGGATTGCCAGCGTGCCGGTGGGCAGCCCCGATGGCCTGAGCCTGACGGCGGCACGCGGAACCCTGCTGCAAAACCTCTCGCAGGTGGCGGTGCTGGAACAGACCTCCAGCGGCACGCTCTCGCCGGGAGCCGACCCCAGCGACCCGGTGACGCCCGTCGCGCCCCGACCCACCCGCAATGCGGCGCTGGCGGCCCTGCTGACTTTGTTTGCCGCCAGCGGCTTGACTCTGCTGCTCAGCTCGCTGCGCGGACGGGTCAACAGCGCCGCCGATCTGGTGCCGCTGGGACTACCGCTGCTGGGTCAGGTGCCGCTGATGGGTCGGCGCGACCTGAGCGGCGGCATGCTGCGGGCCAGCCGCGCGGGCCGGATGTACGAGTCACTGGGCTTTTTGCGAATCAACCTCAGCAGCGTGGGCGGCGAGAACATCAGGATTCTGGCGATCACCAGCAGCCGCCCCGGCGCGGGCAAAAGCAGCCTGGCGGCCACCCTGAGCGCCAGCTTCGCCGAGGAAGGCAAGAAGGTGCTGCTGATCGACGCCGATCTGCACCGCCCCACCCAGCACCGGATCTGGAACATGGCCAGCACCCAGGTCGTGGCACTGCCAGGCGCGCAGGCCGATCTGAGCGCGGCGCAGGCCACCCTTCCCTTCGCCTTGCAGCACCCGGACCTGGCCTGCGCAGTACATGATCCTGCCCATCCCAACATCGATCTGCTGCCCGCCGGTCAGGTGGGGCGGCAAAGCCAGCAACTGCTCAACCGCCCCGACCTGGCCGGACTCCTGCACCACTGGGCCAGCGCCTACGATCTGGTCATCATCGACACACCGCCGATTCTGGCGCTGGCCGAAACCCTCAAACTGGCCATCGGCACCGACGGCGTGATTCTGGTGGTCGAGTCGGGCGAAACCAGCCTGGACGAGCTGGAGCGGGTGCAGCAGATCGCCCAGCAAAACGGAGTCAAGCTGCTCGGCACGGTCATCAACAAGGTGCCGCGCTCGGAGCAGAGCTATTACTACGGGTACAACTACGCGGAGTTGCCGCAGAAGTGAACACTGCAGGAATGAATGGAGCTTTCATGGAAAACGTCGCCGAAATAAATTCAGAAGCCAGTGTTTCTGCTCAGTTGATCGAGAAGGTACAGCAGCGTACTGCCCGCATCGGCGTGGTCGGACTGGGGTATGTCGGTCTGCCCTTTCTGGTCGAGAAGGCCAAGGTCGGTTTTCAGGTGGTCGGCATCGACCGCAACGAACGCCGGGCCGAGATGGTGGCCCGAGGCAAGAACTACATCGGCGACGTGCGCGACGAGGACCTGAGAAAAATTGTCGAGCAAGGTCTGGTGACCACCACCACCGACTTCAAAGCGGTGGCCGACCTCGACGTGATCGTCATCTGTGTGCCCACGCCGCTGGACCGCAACCTCAGCCCGGACCTCAGCTACGTGCGGAGCGTGACTGGTGAGATTGCCCGCCACCTGCGCCCCGGCCAGCTCATCAGCCTGGAAAGCACCACCTACCCCGGCACCACCGAAGAGGTGATGAAGCCAATTCTGGAAGCGGGCGGCCTCAAGGCGGGTCAGGATTTTTTTCTGGCGCATTCACCTGAGCGGGTCGATCCGGGCAACGCACGCTACACGACCAAGAACACCAATAAAGTGGTGGGTGGCAACGATCCCACCAGTTTGAAGGTCGCTCTGGCCTTTTATCAGCAGACTATTGAACACGTCGTCGCTGTCAGCAGTGCGAGGGCAGCCGAAATGGTCAAGGTCTACGAGAATACCTTCAGGGCCGTCAATATCGCGCTGGCCAACGAATTGACCTTGCTGTGCGACCGAATGGGCATCAATGTCTGGGAAGTTCTCGATGCTGCTTTTACCAAGCCTTTCGGGATCATGCCGTTTTACCCTGGTCCCGGCGTGGGAGGCCACTGCATCCCGCTGGACCCTCACTACCTGGAGTGGAAGGCACGCGAGTACAACTTCCAGACCCATTTCATCGCGCTGGCAGGCGAAACCAACCGCAAGATGCCTGAATTCGTGGTGGATAAGGCTACCCGCGTGCTGAACGGGGCACGCAAGTCGCTGAACGGCTCGAAGGTGCTGCTGCTGGGCATGGCCTACAAGAGCGATCTGGACGATTACCGTGAGTCCCCAGCGCTGAACGTCTACCGCCTGCTGAAAGAAGCTGGAGCGGAAGTTTCATTTCACGATTCATGGACGCCGGAGGTCAATGAACACGGCGTTCAGGCCAAAGGCATTGACCTGACGGATCAGGTGTTGCAGGACGCTGATCTGGTGATCATCACGACCAAGCACAGCAACGTGGATTACGCCAACGTGGTTGAGCAGGCCCAGGCGGTGCTGGACACCCGCTACGCCACACGCGGAATCAGTAGCGAGAAGGTGACTCTGCTATGACGTCCCCAAACGCCAATCAGAAGCGATTCGGCCTGACTGGAGTTTCCGGGTATATCGCGCCCCGGCACCTGAAGGCCATCAAAGACACTGGGAATGTGCTGACGGTGGCCCTCGATCCCTTCGATTCGGTGGGCATCATAGACTCGTACTTTCCCGAAGCGGAATTCTTCACGCAGCCTGAAATCTTTGAGCGCTACCTCTACGACGCGCGCCGCCAGGGGCAAGACGTGAATTACGTTGGCATTTGCAGCCCCAACCATCTGCATGATTCGCACATCCGCATAGCCCTACGTGCTGGGGCGGATGCACTGTGCGAGAAACCCATCGTGCTGAACCCGGAAGACATCACAGCGTTGAAAGAAGTCGAGGAGGAAACCGGGCGGCGGGTCTGGACCATCCTGCAACTGCGCGCCCACGCCGCACTCGAAAAGGTCAAGGCCGAACTGAACCCCAGCAGCGGTGACAAGTACGACGTGGATCTGTCGTATATGACCAGTCGGGGAACGTGGTATCTGCGGAGCTGGAAGGGCCGCACCGAGGAGAGTGGCGGCCTGGCGACCAATATCGGCGTGCATTTCTTCGACATGCTGGCCTGGCTGTTCGGTGACATCGAGCATGTCGAGGTGCATCAACGCAGCGAGACCGTGTGTGCCGGATATCTGGAACTGGAACGCGCCCGCGTGCGCTGGTTCCTGTCGATTGACCCCAGCTATCTGCCCGATGAGCAGAAGGCCAGGGGGCAGCGCACTTACCGCTCGATCACCATTGACGGCCAGGAAGTCGAGTTCAGTGAGGGCTTCACGGACCTGCACACCGAGGTCTACCGCCGCACGCTGGCGGGCCAGGGCTTCAGCCTCGACGACACCTATCAGGCGATTGCCACCGTGGCAAAAATTCGCAGCCAGCCCATCGTAACCGCCTTGCCCGACACGCGCCACCGCTTTCTGAGGAACTGAGATGACCCCGCAGAAAGGATGGTGGAAGCACGACAGCGCCTATGTGGACGACGGTGCACAGATTGGCGAGGGCACCAAGATCTGGCATTTCAGCCATGTGATGGGCGGCGCGGTGGTCGGTGAGGGCTGTTCGCTGGGGCAAAACGTCTACGTGGCGAACGGTGTGGTTATCGGCAAGGGCGTCAAGATTCAGAACAATGTCAGCGTGTACGAGGGCGTCGTGCTGGAGGATTACGCCTTCTGCGGCCCCAGCATGGTCTTTACCAATGTCCGCACACCGCGCAGTGAGTTTCCGCGCAACACCAGCGCCGACTACACGGTAACGCGGGTGGGTCGGGGGGCCAGCATCGGCGCGAACGCCACCGTCGTGACTGGCGTGACGCTACATGAGGGGGCCTTTGTCGCGGCGGGCGCAGTCGTTACGCGCGACATTCCGGCCTTTACCATCGTGGCCGGGGTGCCTGCCCGGTCCATCGGCTTCATGAGCGCCAGCGGGGACCGCCTGGACTTTGCCCAGGGCGACACCGTGACCGATTCGGCAGGGCACACTTACCAAAAATTGAACGACACCGAAGTCAGGAGGCTCTCATGACGGCGACGGCAACACCACAGATTCCTATTCTTGACCTGAAGCCCGAAATCGACGAGTTGCGCCCCGAGATCATGGCGGCCATCGGGCGCGTGCTGGACCGCACCGATTTCATCATGGGCGAGGACGTTCACCTGTTTGAGCAGGAGGTCGCCGCGTATCTGGGTGTGAAGCATGCCATCGGTGTCAACAGCGGCA
This portion of the Deinococcus rubellus genome encodes:
- the tnpC gene encoding IS66 family transposase, with translation MTGTLREQELLEIIRQQAQRFERLEAENRALKAENARLKKRLEDLERKSRKYAAPHSRETRKADPKPPGRRAGEGLFTYKQAPTPEQITQVIEVSAPNTCAACGFSGKLLFKRQDKAWITELAAERAQQLTEYHVPVMVCPACGGTVRGVHPDLAADQYGATAHRCGPRLKASLQVLHHEIGLPQRRLPRVLQLTTGIRITQGAVTQDAQRLAEDAGPLAAHVQTLEADLRAAAFVHHDDTGWRISTSQAWVSTFRCAQTVLFTANHQHTNIELRKVLGDAFQGILVCDRFKVYDSKNLDQVRQQKCLAHLIRNADEVAAGEQQRPGRGHEYGLRLAQVFRDGIKLHRRYDEGWCTREEYRQQGESLTLRLEKVLMRAPLKTKANERLRLGILEQHLRERVLLFLSDPEIPPTNNAAERSLRTVVMARKVSQCSKNARGATTYMRIKSTVETARLRGQDPVGMLMSLRC
- a CDS encoding Gfo/Idh/MocA family oxidoreductase — its product is MTSPNANQKRFGLTGVSGYIAPRHLKAIKDTGNVLTVALDPFDSVGIIDSYFPEAEFFTQPEIFERYLYDARRQGQDVNYVGICSPNHLHDSHIRIALRAGADALCEKPIVLNPEDITALKEVEEETGRRVWTILQLRAHAALEKVKAELNPSSGDKYDVDLSYMTSRGTWYLRSWKGRTEESGGLATNIGVHFFDMLAWLFGDIEHVEVHQRSETVCAGYLELERARVRWFLSIDPSYLPDEQKARGQRTYRSITIDGQEVEFSEGFTDLHTEVYRRTLAGQGFSLDDTYQAIATVAKIRSQPIVTALPDTRHRFLRN
- the miaB gene encoding tRNA (N6-isopentenyl adenosine(37)-C2)-methylthiotransferase MiaB, with translation MKAHMITYGCQMNEYDSHLVQSQLVSLGADMVDSVDQADFVLINTCAVRGKPVDKVRSVLGQLRKEKATRRLVIGMMGCLAQLEEGQQIARKFEVDILLGPGSLLDIGAALESSERFWGLNFKDELHDHIPPPPVGKLQAHLTIMRGCDHHCTYCIVPTTRGPQVSRHPDQILRELDTLLEAGVKEVTLLGQNVNAYGFDTGAKLAGYPSFAELLRMVGASGIPRIKFTTSHPMNFTEDVAAAMGQTPAVCEFVHLPVQSGSDRVLRRMAREYSREKYLTHIAQIRTHMPDAVLATDIIVGFPGETEEDFQDTLSLYDEVGYDSAYMFIYSPRPGTPSYRHFQDLPRELKTERLQRLIVKQKEWSARRNARFQGTVQEVLLRGDAYSAGHLEGHTRGNHPVVVPKAHGAESAGLYRARITATTPHMFYGELIGADGQALSVLPNFEPEAAGLSSPLAML
- a CDS encoding tyrosine-protein kinase domain-containing protein, producing MTKATDDINLLQVFSTLRRSLLPILGATVLIGAGTYLVSRSQAPIYESRSSIISLFSNVGNQVVNNTLVTAPPLPQGALDEALRSGSVTKAIMQSVTAAQLGPKPTEQIQAGLKASLNTGNTSMIKVNSRLDTQQRGVYEIVAQAGTPRAARVLAGATVNALLGWDGARAQRGVANARRNIDAQLKALDIRIASVPVGSPDGLSLTAARGTLLQNLSQVAVLEQTSSGTLSPGADPSDPVTPVAPRPTRNAALAALLTLFAASGLTLLLSSLRGRVNSAADLVPLGLPLLGQVPLMGRRDLSGGMLRASRAGRMYESLGFLRINLSSVGGENIRILAITSSRPGAGKSSLAATLSASFAEEGKKVLLIDADLHRPTQHRIWNMASTQVVALPGAQADLSAAQATLPFALQHPDLACAVHDPAHPNIDLLPAGQVGRQSQQLLNRPDLAGLLHHWASAYDLVIIDTPPILALAETLKLAIGTDGVILVVESGETSLDELERVQQIAQQNGVKLLGTVINKVPRSEQSYYYGYNYAELPQK
- a CDS encoding C39 family peptidase; protein product: MTRPAFLALALLGPALAAAPPSTQLSGIRHEYQQLNNCGPVTTGRAMSYWGSTQTQAQIAPRLKDDAFDKNVNFSELKPYAEAQGYFVHQGVNGTLPLLKSLIASGYPVVVETWFVTGSDGGMNHDRLLSGYDDSKGTFRAYDSYLGPKLSLKYAELDRLWRGYNRSYMVVVPKSKAGNLKSI
- a CDS encoding acylphosphatase, which encodes MRLTALVSGTVQGVGYRLYVQRYARDLNLVGFAENVGDGRVEVVAEGHEEDLHQLAHQLRRGPKHARVSSVDTQWSESTGLTGFHIY
- a CDS encoding acyltransferase; amino-acid sequence: MTPQKGWWKHDSAYVDDGAQIGEGTKIWHFSHVMGGAVVGEGCSLGQNVYVANGVVIGKGVKIQNNVSVYEGVVLEDYAFCGPSMVFTNVRTPRSEFPRNTSADYTVTRVGRGASIGANATVVTGVTLHEGAFVAAGAVVTRDIPAFTIVAGVPARSIGFMSASGDRLDFAQGDTVTDSAGHTYQKLNDTEVRRLS
- a CDS encoding nucleotide sugar dehydrogenase, which codes for MENVAEINSEASVSAQLIEKVQQRTARIGVVGLGYVGLPFLVEKAKVGFQVVGIDRNERRAEMVARGKNYIGDVRDEDLRKIVEQGLVTTTTDFKAVADLDVIVICVPTPLDRNLSPDLSYVRSVTGEIARHLRPGQLISLESTTYPGTTEEVMKPILEAGGLKAGQDFFLAHSPERVDPGNARYTTKNTNKVVGGNDPTSLKVALAFYQQTIEHVVAVSSARAAEMVKVYENTFRAVNIALANELTLLCDRMGINVWEVLDAAFTKPFGIMPFYPGPGVGGHCIPLDPHYLEWKAREYNFQTHFIALAGETNRKMPEFVVDKATRVLNGARKSLNGSKVLLLGMAYKSDLDDYRESPALNVYRLLKEAGAEVSFHDSWTPEVNEHGVQAKGIDLTDQVLQDADLVIITTKHSNVDYANVVEQAQAVLDTRYATRGISSEKVTLL
- a CDS encoding Lrp/AsnC family transcriptional regulator, coding for MVTAIVMVQAERARIPETAALLAQVKYVKEVYSVTGDWDIVAMLKLPSYDDLDDVVTAHLRKLPGILKTQTMLAFRAYSTSALDEGFGIGLDG
- the pta gene encoding phosphate acetyltransferase; protein product: MTPALSTTTFFVGPVGQDVGLTSVALGLARALSRSGARVAFLKPVAQDHTAPDRSTVFARTFLASVPDPLPRAHAETLLGRENSDDLLEEVVALAEQARQGADVLVVEGLNLAGGSSYAGNLNALISRTLGAEAVLVASLRPAEAGAGTLGDSLEITARDYDRSDGGGLAGLILNHVPLGTDFGAALAELRRHAPSLAGGKLPLLGVIGEQTDLYAPRTGDVARLLGATVLNEGELNTRRVVSTVVSARSAPYVADLLRPGALVVAPGDREDIVMAASLAHLSGVPLAGLLLTAGSVPDDSIARLCRAALSGSMPVLQVAANTYTTAGRLTQMERKIPLDDLERLERTLEFIADRLDVQPLRGLLSAAAPRERRMTPPAFRHYLIEQARAAGKRVVLPEGDEPRTIKAAVICHEKGIARCVLLAPPERVRAVAEAQGIKLPPELEILDPEAVRGRYVEPMVELRKSKGLTGPMAEAQLEDSVVLGTMMLALGEVDGLVSGAVHTTANTVRPALQLIKTAPGASLVSSVFFMLLPEQVLVYGDAAINPNPNAQQLADIAIQSADSATAFGIEARVAMLSYSTGTSGGGEDVEKVAEATRLVRERRPDLNVDGPLQYDAASVQSVGLQKAPGSSVAGRATVFIFPDLNTGNTTYKAVQRAAGVVAVGPMLQGLRKPVNDLSRGALVDDIVYTIALTAIQAMQVGAAAQAESR